The Bacteroidota bacterium genomic interval TGAAATACCATTCCGATCAGGCCTTGGATTTGGAAGCAAACTCCTGTATTGCCCTGTTTTCCTGCTACGAGCGGCCGTCGGACCTTACTGAAAAAACGCTCAGAAAACTCAAAATCCAAAACAAAGTCACATTCGAGGAATTTGAATTCACCCTTGAAAACAACTCGGTGATCCTCTTTTCCTTGGCAACCAATTCAAGATTCCAGCACAAAATCGTCTTGGAAGCGCCAACGGGTTTCCAGCCTACAGAAGGCGGCAACCGATGGCTTGGGATTACATTTCGGCAATCCAAGACATGGATTCAATTCAAGAATCAACGCGGTTACTTTCCAAACGGAGAATTGTTGACCTTGGCTGACCCGGAACAAGCCAGGGAATTTTATCAATTGCGTGGGCAGGAAAACGATGCCCTCGAATTTGAATACCCTGACATTTCCTACACGTTGAGCACCGGGGATATGTTGGAACCTCGGGAGATTTGAAAGGTAGCTTGGCGATCCATGACCATTCCAAGGCTATTCCCCGAAACCCAAAAACGCCCTAAAAAAACACTTGAAAATGAAGGATTTGCAGAACGAATCCCATAATCCCAAAATGAAAACAATCGAAATTCAAACGGATAGGATCGAAACCAATGAACCCCAAAAGAGTAACCCCAATACCGTCCATAGAACGGTATCGGCAGCCTTTTGGTGGTATCCCTTTTCCTTCAAATAGAGACTCACGACTGCCGCACCAATGAATCCGATCACTGGAAAAACGAGCAACGTCATCTTTAACCCCAACGGCATCGGTTCCTCCGCCAATTGCGCTTGCGCCTGCTTTGCCTGCTCAGCATCCGACAACATGGATTGGATTTCGTTGGCAGGCAAATTTCGTTCCTGCAAGATTTCCTCCATCGCTGCAATCGCCTCCGGTCGGTAATCCGTACGATTGGCAAGCATTGTGATCAACCTTTCGTTTGAAAAATCGCTGAACTTTTGCTTGTATTCGGATTGCATCAATTCTACAGCTCCACCACCAATTTTCCTACCTGCGTTCCGGCTTCCATCTTGGCAAATGCTTGCTGTGCTTCCTCAAACGGAAAAACCTCGTCGATGACCGGCACAATTTCGTGTTCATTGACAAACCGGAGCATATTGTGAAAATCGGAAGGCGAACCCATCGTGGATCCTAGAATGCTGAGTTGTTTCCAGAAAATTTTTTGGGGAGAGACTTTTTCCAGGTTGCCGCGCGTGCCACCATAAATCACGATTCTTCCGGCATTCCCTGCCAAATCGGTCAAATCGGCGAATCCAGCACCGCCTGCGCCGTCAATGATGACGTCAAAACTTCCAGCCGCTTCCTTGAGTTGTTTGGCCCAACCCTCGGTCTTGTAGTTCACGCCTCCCTTTGCTCCCATTCCGATGGCTGACTTGATTTTCGCATCCGATCCGCTTGTGACCCAAACTTCGCAACCACTTTTATGCGCGAATTGCAAGGCAAACTGAGCCACTCCCCCACCGATGCCCGTCACAAGCACACGGTCACCCGCCTTCGTGCGTGCGCGCTTGAACAAGGCGCGAAAAGCCGTCAAACCTGCCAAAGGCAAGGCAGCAGCTTGGGCAAACGAAAGGTGGGCAGGCATTGGATGCACATATTCCAAAGGAACATTGACTAAATCGGCCAAAGTTCCGTTATCCGGCAAACCTAAAATCTTGAATTCACTGCCCTGCGCATCTTCGTCTTCTCCCCAATTGAAGCTTGGATTGATCAACACAGCCTTCCCCATCCATTCCTGGGATACCGCTGCACCTACCTTCTCGACAATGCCGGCACCATCTGAACCGAGTACCAAAGGGTACTTGATGCCAGCGTATTGCCCCTTGGTGATCCAAAGGTCGCGGTGGTTCAAGGCAGCCGCCTTGATGCGGATTTGCAGCTTCCCCGCCTTCAACAATGGATCAGGTAGTGTTTTGATTTGCAACGGAATGTCTTTGCCTTCGAGGACAAGTGCTTTCATAGCGGAATTGAATTAGAAAATGAAGGCTTCGGCCCGCTCTGTATCGGGATCGACTTCAACCGTGATATATTGTTTGAGACTCGTCGCCATTTCCATCCCTACATAATCGTGTGTGACGGGAAACAAATGGTGGCCCCGGTCAATGAGAAATGCCGTCTGAATCTTGGCAGGGCGCAAGTCGGCAGCCAAAATAAGCGCTTGCACGACGGTACCACCGGAATACAAGACATCGTCCACAATCAGGATCGTACCACTCGCGAGGGTTTCAACGCTGACCGGCGTTTCCCAAGCGAGTTCGTTACGATCAGCAACTTTGACCAAGTCGGCACGCGTTACCTGCAATGGCGATATTTCATTCAAATGCCGCTGAATTCTGTCTGCCAGATACCCTCCACGTGGACCAATGCCCGTCAGCAAGATCGTGGATTCAGCAAAATTGCGTTCATAAATCTCATAGGCCATTCTGCGAAGCATGGCCGAAATGGCACCTGCGCTCAGAATTTTAACTTTTTCCTTGGTAGCTTCCATCAGGCTAAAAATAATACAAAAGCGGGATTGGATGCGCGAAAGGCAACAATAAAAGTAGAAAAGGCTGCACAAGGTATCAACAAAAACGGGAACCCGAAAGTTCCCGTTTTTCATTTTGGAATATGGCAGCGCTTAGTCGCGCACCACGTCGCGATGACGAGCTTCCCCAGCTTTTTCCTTGGCATGTTTTGCCTTGAATTCTGCGAGGTCGCCGACAATGACATCTTCGTATTCGCGCAGACCGGTACCTGCAGGGATCAAGTGGCCGACGATCACGTTTTCCTTCAGACCCAACAATTCGTCGGTCTTGGCTGTGATAGCGGCTTCGCTGAGCACCTTGGTGGTCTCTTGGAACGATGCAGCTGATAGCCAGCTCTTCGTACCCAAAGAGGCGCGGGTAATTCCTTGCAGGATCGGACGGCCGACAGCAGGGCGAGCGACGCGAGCGACCACCAATTTGAGCTCCTTGCGGGCCAACATTTGGTTTTCTTCGCGCAATTTGCGGCTGCTGACGATTTGTCCAGCTTTCAGCTTCTCGCTGTCACCAGACTCTTCGATGAAGACTTTGTCCCAGATCCAGTCATTCTCCTCCTGGAAGTCGCGGCGGGAGACTTGTTCCTTCTCGAGGAAGATCGTATCACCTGCATCGACAATCAGCAGTTTTTGCATCATTTGGCGTACCACGACCTCGATGTGCTTATCGTTGATCTTCACACCTTGGAGACGGTACACTTCTTGAATTTCGTTCACGATATAGGCTTGCACCGCACTTGGGCCTTTGATGGCCAAGATTTCGGCTGGAACCACAGCACCATCGGAGAGCAAATCACCAGCGTAAACCAGGTCATTGTCTTGAACGAGGATGTGCTTCGTGAGCGGAATCATGTATTTACGGGTGTCAGAACCATCGCGGCTCGTGACAAACACCTCGCGGTTACCACGCTTGATACCACCCAAGGAGACGATACCGTCGATCTCGGAGACAGCAGCAGGGTTACTTGGGTTACGTGCTTCGAAAAGTTCCGTTACCCTTGGAAGACCACCGGTGATATCAGAGGTTTTGCCGCTGACTCTTGGAATCTTCACCAAGATTTGACCGGCCTTGATTTCCTCTTTGTCGTCGACCATGATGTGTGAACCGATCGGCAAGTTGTAGGAACGCAAAGGCTTGCCTTTGGCGTCACATACTTTGATGGCCGGGTTCAAGGTACGGTCTTTGGAATCGATGACCACCTTTTCAGTGTGACCAGTAGTTTCCTCCGTCTCCTCCAAAAAGGTCATGTCTTTGGCAAGGCTATCGTAGTGAACCACACCATCAAACTCGGAGAGAATCACAGCATTGTAAGGGTCCCAACGGCAGACTTCATTTCCTTTTTCGACATCAGCACCATCTGCGAAAAGCAATTGTGAACCGTAAGGAATATTGTGCGTTGAAAGCACCCTACCCTTTGGACCCATCAAACGCATCTCACCGGAACGGGTGATCACGATGGTCTTGAAATCGTCACCTTCGCGCCGCTGAACGGTACGAATGTTCTCAAATTCAATCTTTCCAGCGTACTTGACGACAATTTTGGAGTCCGCAGCAAGACGGTTTGCAGCACCACCCACGTGGAAGGTACGCAATGTCAACTGGGTTCCAGGTTCACCGATCGATTGCGCTGCAATGACACCGACAGCTTCGCCAACTTCAACGTGACGGCCGGTTGCGAGGTTGCGACCATAACACTTAATACATACACCGTTTTTGCTTTCGCAGGTAAGCACGGAGCGAATCTCAATACTTTCCAAACCGGATGCATCCAAGGCGGTGGCATAGGTCTCAGTGATCATCTCATTGGCAGGGACAATCACTTCATCCGTTTCTGGATGACGAATTTCCTCAACGGAAACACGACCCAAAGCACGTTCGCCAATGCCCTCGACAAGTTCGTCGCTTTGAATCAAGGCTTCAACCTTGAGACCACGCAACGTTCCGCAATCGCTTTCCGTGATGATCACGTCTTGTGAGACGTCGACCAAACGACGGGTAAGGTAACCTGCGTCAGCCGTTTTCAAAGCGGTATCAGCCAGACCTTTACGTGCACCGTGGGTCGAAATGAAGTACTCCAACACGGAGAGACCTTCTTTGAAGTTGGAGAGGATCGGGTTTTCGATGATCTCGCCAGCAGAACCCTTGAGTGACTTCTGTGGTTTGGCCATCAGACCCCTCATACCACCCAATTGACGAATTTGCTCACGTGAACCACGTGCACCGGAATCCAACATCATGTAAACGGAGTTGAAGCCGTCGTTGTCGTTTTCCAATTGGAGCATCAACGTCTTGGTGAGTTCACGGTTGGTTTTTGTCCACTCGTCAATCACCTGATTGTAACGTTCGTTTTCCGTAATGAAGCCCATTTCGTAGTCGTCGGTGATCGCAGCGATCGCCGTTTCGGCTCCTTTGATGAAGGCTTCTTTTTCCTCGGGAATCAAGACCTCGGAAAGACCGAAGGAAAGGCCACCTGCAAATGCATTGCGGAAACCAAGCGCCTTCAAATCATCCAAGAAGATCGCGGTACGCTTCAAACCGCATCTTGTGAAGATGTCGGAAATGATCGCATTAACGGCCTTTTTGGTGAGGACTTTGTTGATATAAGGAACATTGACCGGCACGATCTGATTGAACATCACGCGGCCACAAGTGGTCTCGATGATCTCAGTCTCCGGCTTGCCCGTGATGGGGTGCATATGCACTTCACCGGTAGCAAATTCCTTTTTAGGAACACGGATGCGAATGTGTGCGTGCTTGGCAAGACGACCTTCGTTGTGGGCAATGACGACCTCTTCGAAGCTCGAGAAGACAAGACCTTCCCCAATTTGCTTTGGACGCCCCTTTGTCAGGTAATAGATGCCCAAAACCATGTCCTGTGAAGGAAGGGTGATCGGCTTACCGTTTGCAGGGTGAAGGATGTTGTGCGAAGCAAGCATCAGCACCATGGCCTCGAGGCAAGCCTCGTTGCTCAACGGTACGTGAACTGCCATTTGGTCACCGTCGAAGTCGGCGTTGAAACCGGTACAGACGAGCGGGTGAAGTTGGATGGCCTTACCTTCTACCAACTTGGGTTGGAAAGCCTGAATACCCAGACGGTGAAGGGTTGGAGCACGGTTGAGGAGCACAGGGTGGCCCACCAACACGTTTTCCAAGATGTCCCATACCACAGGCTCTTTCTTGTCCACAATCTTTTTGGCGCTCTTCACCGTCTTGACAATGCCTCTCTCGATCAGTTTCCTGATCACGAACGGCTTGAACAATTCGGCGGCCATGTCCTTTGGCAAACCGCATTCGTGCAGTTTGAGGTTTGGACCGACCACGATCACAGAACGACCGGAGTAGTCCACCCTTTTACCAAGGAGGTTCTGACGGAAACGGCCTTGCTTACCTTTCAGCATATCTGAGAGGGATTTCAAAGCACGGTTAGAATCAGAACGGACAGCGTTGACTTTACGCGTGTTGTCAAACAAGGAGTCGACGGCTTCCTGCAACATGCGCTTTTCGTTGCGCAAAATCACCTCCGGAGCTTTGATTTCGATCAATCGCTTGAGACGATTGTTGCGAATAATCACGCGGCGATACAAGTCATTCAAGTCAGAAGTTGCGAAACGACCACCTTCCAAGGGAACGAGGGGGCGCAATTCTGGCGGAATGACAGGCACCATGCGGATCACCATCCATTCAGGACGGTTCTCGATGCGACGGTTGGCTGAGCGGAAAGCTTCAACGATCTTGAGACGCTTGAGCGCATCATTTTTACGTTGTTGCGAGGTTTCGTCGGCGGCGCGCTTGCGCAAGTTGTAGCTGAGGTCATCGAGGTTGATCGAACCCAAAAGTTGATCAAGCGCCTCGGCACCCATTTTAGCTACGAACTTGTTTGGATCGCGGTCATCCAACATTTGGTTATCCTTCGGCAGCGATTCCAGGACATTGAGATATTCTTCCTCTGTAAGGAAGTCCATCTTTTCCATCCCGTCAACAGCCTTCACACCCGGATTGATCACGACATAGCGCTCATAATAGATCACTTGGTCGAGTTTCTTGCCGGTGAGGCCAAGCAGATAACCGATCTTGCTTGGCAAGGTGCGGAAGTACCAGATATGGGCTACCGGAACCACCAAGGCAATGTGCCCCATGCGTTCGCGGCGCACCTTCTTCTCAGTAACTTCCACCCCACAGCGGTCGCAGATGATACCTTTGTAGCGAATACGTTTGTATTTACCACAGTGGCACTCATAGTCTTTGACCGGCCCGAAGATGCGCTCGCAGAAGAGGCCGTCTTTTTCGGGCTTGTATGTGCGGTAATTGATGGTTTCGGGTTTCAAGACCTCGCCATGAGATCTTTCCAAAATCATCTCCGGCGAAGCTAGGCTGATCGTAACCCTCCTAAAATCGCTGGTAATCCCTTTCTTTTCCTTGGTTGCGGACATTGACATGCTCCTAAATATATTTCAAGGTTAATCTAAGGTAACTTCAAGTGCAAGGCCTCTCAATTCGTGCAACAACACGTTGAAAGACTCGGGAATTCCCGGCTTGGGCAGC includes:
- a CDS encoding alpha-ketoglutarate-dependent dioxygenase AlkB, with amino-acid sequence MENHGFHKILLPLEKEVFTTLSHSAEFEDVAKGRKGTHLVDPGAQGVPIVRTTTRYEKAPNTFAGIHQAISEAIRQDVRHRKILEDTSLKFNNALIEIYDDRYSKMKYHSDQALDLEANSCIALFSCYERPSDLTEKTLRKLKIQNKVTFEEFEFTLENNSVILFSLATNSRFQHKIVLEAPTGFQPTEGGNRWLGITFRQSKTWIQFKNQRGYFPNGELLTLADPEQAREFYQLRGQENDALEFEYPDISYTLSTGDMLEPREI
- a CDS encoding zinc-binding dehydrogenase, whose product is MKALVLEGKDIPLQIKTLPDPLLKAGKLQIRIKAAALNHRDLWITKGQYAGIKYPLVLGSDGAGIVEKVGAAVSQEWMGKAVLINPSFNWGEDEDAQGSEFKILGLPDNGTLADLVNVPLEYVHPMPAHLSFAQAAALPLAGLTAFRALFKRARTKAGDRVLVTGIGGGVAQFALQFAHKSGCEVWVTSGSDAKIKSAIGMGAKGGVNYKTEGWAKQLKEAAGSFDVIIDGAGGAGFADLTDLAGNAGRIVIYGGTRGNLEKVSPQKIFWKQLSILGSTMGSPSDFHNMLRFVNEHEIVPVIDEVFPFEEAQQAFAKMEAGTQVGKLVVEL
- a CDS encoding phosphoribosyltransferase, which codes for MEATKEKVKILSAGAISAMLRRMAYEIYERNFAESTILLTGIGPRGGYLADRIQRHLNEISPLQVTRADLVKVADRNELAWETPVSVETLASGTILIVDDVLYSGGTVVQALILAADLRPAKIQTAFLIDRGHHLFPVTHDYVGMEMATSLKQYITVEVDPDTERAEAFIF
- the rpoC gene encoding DNA-directed RNA polymerase subunit beta' — encoded protein: MSATKEKKGITSDFRRVTISLASPEMILERSHGEVLKPETINYRTYKPEKDGLFCERIFGPVKDYECHCGKYKRIRYKGIICDRCGVEVTEKKVRRERMGHIALVVPVAHIWYFRTLPSKIGYLLGLTGKKLDQVIYYERYVVINPGVKAVDGMEKMDFLTEEEYLNVLESLPKDNQMLDDRDPNKFVAKMGAEALDQLLGSINLDDLSYNLRKRAADETSQQRKNDALKRLKIVEAFRSANRRIENRPEWMVIRMVPVIPPELRPLVPLEGGRFATSDLNDLYRRVIIRNNRLKRLIEIKAPEVILRNEKRMLQEAVDSLFDNTRKVNAVRSDSNRALKSLSDMLKGKQGRFRQNLLGKRVDYSGRSVIVVGPNLKLHECGLPKDMAAELFKPFVIRKLIERGIVKTVKSAKKIVDKKEPVVWDILENVLVGHPVLLNRAPTLHRLGIQAFQPKLVEGKAIQLHPLVCTGFNADFDGDQMAVHVPLSNEACLEAMVLMLASHNILHPANGKPITLPSQDMVLGIYYLTKGRPKQIGEGLVFSSFEEVVIAHNEGRLAKHAHIRIRVPKKEFATGEVHMHPITGKPETEIIETTCGRVMFNQIVPVNVPYINKVLTKKAVNAIISDIFTRCGLKRTAIFLDDLKALGFRNAFAGGLSFGLSEVLIPEEKEAFIKGAETAIAAITDDYEMGFITENERYNQVIDEWTKTNRELTKTLMLQLENDNDGFNSVYMMLDSGARGSREQIRQLGGMRGLMAKPQKSLKGSAGEIIENPILSNFKEGLSVLEYFISTHGARKGLADTALKTADAGYLTRRLVDVSQDVIITESDCGTLRGLKVEALIQSDELVEGIGERALGRVSVEEIRHPETDEVIVPANEMITETYATALDASGLESIEIRSVLTCESKNGVCIKCYGRNLATGRHVEVGEAVGVIAAQSIGEPGTQLTLRTFHVGGAANRLAADSKIVVKYAGKIEFENIRTVQRREGDDFKTIVITRSGEMRLMGPKGRVLSTHNIPYGSQLLFADGADVEKGNEVCRWDPYNAVILSEFDGVVHYDSLAKDMTFLEETEETTGHTEKVVIDSKDRTLNPAIKVCDAKGKPLRSYNLPIGSHIMVDDKEEIKAGQILVKIPRVSGKTSDITGGLPRVTELFEARNPSNPAAVSEIDGIVSLGGIKRGNREVFVTSRDGSDTRKYMIPLTKHILVQDNDLVYAGDLLSDGAVVPAEILAIKGPSAVQAYIVNEIQEVYRLQGVKINDKHIEVVVRQMMQKLLIVDAGDTIFLEKEQVSRRDFQEENDWIWDKVFIEESGDSEKLKAGQIVSSRKLREENQMLARKELKLVVARVARPAVGRPILQGITRASLGTKSWLSAASFQETTKVLSEAAITAKTDELLGLKENVIVGHLIPAGTGLREYEDVIVGDLAEFKAKHAKEKAGEARHRDVVRD